The following coding sequences are from one Thermococcus sp. window:
- a CDS encoding MFS transporter, producing METRKGIGRNFWLFAVGRFISQLGWAVQDVALPLYVLDKTHSGTMMTAFILAEMVPALIVMPFAGVVGDRYNRKHLMVSFDLARGVLLFGVLAFNLLSIKQLLVVQVVMATMGAFFGASTSAMFPDLVDSDELERANSITSSFNIFARLVGPALGGFIYAVGGIALALFVNAVSFFGSGLFEILIKYEWKAKKLEGFSQVVSDLREGISFIRSNRYLWTLMGFAIFMIAFAQPFGAVLMPYSMREILKFSSYQFGLQESAFMVGALIGNVLIATKFGRKAGRYLFHALLFNGLLILAFTWLISPFSDFSRNTAFFALAIVNVLWGTLSAFIDVPITARIQRAVPSEVRGRVFSAMAVLMHSAGPFGLIAVGPLLDRFPAWLVSLSLWTGMGVVVLYYWARYRDILTGDSEATNG from the coding sequence AAGGGATTGGCAGGAACTTCTGGCTCTTTGCAGTGGGTCGCTTTATTTCACAGCTCGGCTGGGCGGTTCAGGACGTCGCTTTGCCACTCTATGTTCTCGACAAAACGCACAGCGGGACCATGATGACGGCATTTATCTTGGCTGAGATGGTGCCAGCTTTGATTGTTATGCCCTTCGCCGGTGTGGTTGGAGACCGCTACAACAGAAAGCACCTGATGGTCAGTTTTGACCTCGCGCGCGGAGTTCTTCTCTTCGGCGTTTTAGCTTTCAATCTGCTCTCAATCAAGCAACTCCTCGTTGTTCAGGTTGTCATGGCCACGATGGGAGCGTTTTTTGGAGCATCAACGAGCGCAATGTTTCCTGACCTCGTTGACTCTGACGAGCTTGAGAGAGCCAACTCCATAACGAGCTCATTCAACATTTTCGCAAGGCTTGTTGGCCCGGCCCTCGGTGGCTTCATCTACGCGGTTGGGGGGATAGCCTTAGCACTCTTCGTCAACGCGGTGAGTTTCTTCGGCTCCGGTCTCTTTGAAATCCTCATCAAATACGAATGGAAGGCGAAGAAACTTGAGGGCTTTTCTCAAGTAGTATCGGACTTAAGGGAGGGTATATCCTTCATCCGCTCGAACCGCTACCTCTGGACGCTTATGGGTTTTGCAATATTCATGATAGCATTCGCCCAGCCCTTTGGAGCCGTTCTGATGCCTTACTCCATGAGGGAAATCCTGAAGTTCTCAAGCTACCAGTTTGGACTCCAGGAGAGCGCCTTCATGGTTGGAGCTTTAATAGGGAACGTGCTCATAGCAACGAAATTCGGCAGAAAAGCTGGTAGATATCTCTTTCACGCACTTCTTTTCAATGGTTTGCTTATACTCGCCTTTACGTGGTTAATAAGCCCCTTTTCGGATTTTTCCAGAAATACGGCATTTTTTGCCCTCGCAATAGTAAACGTCCTCTGGGGTACTCTCTCGGCCTTTATAGACGTCCCAATAACAGCTAGGATACAGCGCGCCGTCCCAAGTGAGGTGCGCGGGAGGGTCTTCTCGGCCATGGCAGTGCTCATGCATTCGGCTGGTCCCTTCGGGCTAATCGCTGTCGGTCCTCTCCTTGACAGGTTCCCAGCGTGGCTTGTCTCGCTCAGTCTCTGGACAGGAATGGGGGTGGTGGTGCTCTACTATTGGGCAAGGTACAGGGACATCCTAACTGGAGATTCAGAAGCTACAAATGGATAA
- a CDS encoding roadblock/LC7 domain-containing protein yields MAAVDLVMGKILTDMLEIDGVIGTIVVDKDGLVIESAMKKNLDREAIAGVLHELVSAIKLMGDQFGAGELKEAILEYKNARTFVNPIGGDYYLIVIGDENLNLGRMKLELRKVLPKLDEMLY; encoded by the coding sequence ATGGCGGCGGTGGACCTCGTGATGGGAAAGATACTAACGGACATGCTTGAAATAGACGGTGTTATTGGAACGATAGTGGTTGACAAGGACGGCCTTGTAATCGAATCGGCCATGAAGAAGAACCTCGACAGGGAAGCTATAGCCGGAGTTCTCCATGAGCTGGTCTCCGCGATAAAGCTGATGGGGGACCAGTTTGGGGCCGGCGAGCTTAAGGAAGCCATACTCGAATACAAGAACGCAAGAACCTTCGTGAACCCAATTGGTGGAGACTATTACCTTATAGTTATCGGCGATGAGAACCTTAACCTTGGAAGAATGAAACTCGAGCTGAGAAAGGTCCTTCCAAAGCTCGATGAGATGCTCTACTGA